The Benincasa hispida cultivar B227 chromosome 9, ASM972705v1, whole genome shotgun sequence genome has a segment encoding these proteins:
- the LOC120084761 gene encoding uncharacterized protein LOC120084761 — MFILCNALLVFLANYSGLFKSLSSSPKNFDPNFRIFDFGLDILPKPPLIHSEAAEEKKDDPQENRPNLQEEEQEEQETQMLGEMFFGGETGEVEEIIEEEEEGNCGVLSDEELNRKFDEFIKRMKEEIILDDAPRTLVVV, encoded by the coding sequence ATGTTCATCCTCTGTAATGCTCTCCTCGTTTTCCTCGCAAATTACTCTGGTCTCTTCAAATCTCTGTCTTCTTCCCCAAAGAACTTCGACCCCAATTTCCGAATCTTTGACTTCGGCCTCGACATCCTTCCGAAACCACCATTGATTCACTCTGAAGCTgctgaagaaaagaaagatgacCCACAAGAAAACAGACCAAATttgcaagaagaagaacaagaagaacaagaaacaCAAATGTTAGGGGAGATGTTTTTTGGAGGTGAAACAGGGGAAGTTGAGGAGAtcatagaagaagaagaagaagggaattGTGGAGTGTTGAGTGATGAAGAATTGAATAGAAAGTTTGATGAATTCATCAAAAGAATGAAGGAAGAAATCATTCTAGATGATGCTCCAAGAACTCTCGTTGTAGTTTGA